A single genomic interval of Ruminococcus sp. NK3A76 harbors:
- the fabK gene encoding enoyl-[acyl-carrier-protein] reductase FabK: MNIQTTRVTELLGIKYPIIQGGMAWIAEHTLASAVSNAGGLGLIAGGSAPIDYLREQIRLTKAAVGDKPFGVNIMLMSPNAEDLAQLVIDEGVPVVTTGAGNPGKFMAAWKEAGIKVIPVIPSVALAKRMERAGADAVVAEGTESGGHIGENTTMCLVPQVVDALEIPVIAAGGIADGRGIAAAFMLGAEGVQLGTRFLAADECQIHPTYKELVVGAKDTDSIVTGRTTGHPCRNVKTKFSKRLASGEMNGTLTPDEFEKITLGSLRKAVQDGNLEEGSFLCGAIAGLVKKTEPAKDMIEEMFTQAQEILAK; this comes from the coding sequence ATGAATATCCAGACAACACGAGTAACAGAGCTTTTAGGCATCAAGTACCCGATAATCCAGGGCGGTATGGCATGGATAGCAGAGCATACGCTCGCATCTGCCGTGTCAAATGCAGGCGGCCTCGGCCTTATAGCAGGCGGCAGCGCACCGATAGACTATCTCCGTGAGCAGATAAGGCTCACAAAGGCAGCAGTCGGCGATAAGCCCTTCGGCGTGAATATAATGCTCATGTCACCCAATGCAGAAGACCTCGCACAGCTCGTTATCGACGAGGGCGTTCCGGTAGTCACAACAGGTGCAGGCAACCCCGGCAAGTTCATGGCTGCATGGAAGGAAGCAGGCATCAAGGTGATACCCGTTATCCCCTCAGTAGCTCTTGCAAAGAGAATGGAGCGTGCAGGCGCAGACGCTGTAGTTGCAGAGGGCACAGAGAGCGGCGGCCATATCGGCGAGAATACCACAATGTGCCTTGTTCCGCAGGTCGTAGATGCTCTTGAGATACCCGTTATCGCAGCAGGCGGTATAGCAGACGGCAGAGGTATAGCCGCTGCATTCATGCTCGGCGCAGAGGGCGTTCAGCTCGGCACAAGGTTCTTGGCAGCCGATGAATGCCAGATACACCCCACATATAAAGAGCTCGTAGTAGGTGCAAAAGACACCGACAGTATAGTAACAGGCAGAACGACAGGCCACCCCTGCCGCAATGTCAAGACAAAGTTCTCAAAGCGCCTCGCAAGCGGTGAAATGAACGGCACTCTTACCCCCGATGAGTTTGAAAAGATAACCCTCGGGTCTTTAAGAAAGGCTGTTCAGGACGGCAATCTGGAGGAGGGCTCCTTCCTTTGCGGCGCTATAGCAGGCCTTGTTAAAAAGACCGAGCCTGCTAAGGATATGATAGAGGAAATGTTCACTCAGGCTCAGGAGATTCTCGCTAAGTGA
- a CDS encoding SGNH/GDSL hydrolase family protein, with product MKKLSIITASVLAAAAVLTGCNDSSSSVTSVDSSAEIKLDTGSAADSSSEEETAPTYKSIKLMTCGDSITDGFWLEGGYRKFLCDKLEENGLSQYVDFVGSKKGGECYDNEHEGYTGWSIDRIEESITGSRMGVSNILPKRIEKFQPDVVTLMIGTNDILSNYELDTAGDRLSALIDAMLEKMPEGSVLFLATLPDMDATNNTYIDKDTFTVEYMDKCISDYNYMVKGLVDKKKQEGKNIRLADVSTVLVKSDLYDGVHPSEEGYKKLADFWYDTITAYMAE from the coding sequence ATGAAAAAACTCAGCATTATCACAGCATCCGTCCTTGCGGCGGCAGCAGTTCTCACAGGCTGTAACGATTCATCATCAAGTGTTACGAGCGTTGACAGCAGCGCTGAGATAAAGCTCGACACAGGCTCTGCCGCAGACAGCAGCAGCGAGGAGGAAACAGCTCCTACATATAAGAGCATAAAGCTCATGACCTGCGGCGACTCGATAACCGACGGCTTTTGGCTAGAGGGCGGCTACAGGAAGTTCCTCTGCGACAAGCTGGAGGAGAACGGGCTCTCGCAGTATGTTGACTTCGTGGGCAGCAAAAAGGGCGGCGAGTGCTATGATAACGAGCACGAGGGCTACACAGGCTGGTCGATAGACAGGATAGAGGAGTCGATAACAGGCTCACGCATGGGCGTTTCAAACATTCTGCCAAAGAGGATAGAGAAGTTCCAGCCTGATGTGGTAACGCTTATGATAGGCACGAACGATATTCTCTCAAACTATGAGCTCGACACGGCGGGCGACAGGCTCTCGGCACTCATAGATGCTATGCTTGAAAAAATGCCCGAGGGCTCGGTGCTTTTCCTTGCCACCCTGCCTGATATGGACGCCACGAACAACACATATATCGACAAGGACACCTTCACGGTAGAGTATATGGATAAATGCATATCCGATTACAACTACATGGTAAAGGGACTTGTTGACAAGAAAAAGCAGGAGGGCAAGAACATAAGGCTCGCAGACGTGAGCACAGTTTTGGTCAAGTCAGACCTCTACGACGGCGTTCACCCGAGCGAGGAGGGCTATAAGAAGCTCGCCGATTTCTGGTATGATACTATCACAGCATATATGGCTGAATAA
- the fabG gene encoding 3-oxoacyl-[acyl-carrier-protein] reductase yields the protein MATALITGSARGIGAAIALRLAKDGYDIALNDISEKSFEDNDIVEKIKATGVECEVFICDVSNFEQVEKTVKDVKERFGSIDVLVNNAGITRDGLLARMSEEQYDTVIAVNQKSVFNMCRFAGAVMMRQKSGRIINLASVAGLYGNPGQMNYSATKAAIIGMTKTVAKELGSRGITCNAVAPGFIKTPMTDKLTDEQKAAMLNQIAMKRFGEVDDIAGVVSFLASKDAAYVTGQVIEISGGIMM from the coding sequence ATGGCAACAGCACTTATAACAGGCTCGGCAAGAGGTATCGGTGCGGCAATAGCACTCAGACTTGCCAAGGACGGCTACGACATCGCTCTTAACGACATCAGCGAAAAGAGCTTTGAGGATAACGACATCGTTGAAAAGATAAAGGCAACAGGTGTCGAGTGCGAGGTCTTCATCTGCGACGTATCCAACTTTGAGCAGGTGGAAAAGACAGTCAAGGACGTAAAGGAGCGCTTCGGCAGCATCGACGTGCTGGTAAACAACGCCGGCATCACCCGTGACGGCCTTCTTGCAAGAATGAGCGAGGAGCAGTACGACACAGTCATCGCTGTAAACCAGAAGAGCGTGTTCAATATGTGCCGTTTCGCAGGCGCTGTTATGATGCGTCAGAAGTCGGGCAGGATAATCAATCTTGCATCAGTTGCAGGCCTTTACGGCAACCCCGGCCAGATGAACTATTCAGCAACAAAGGCTGCTATCATCGGCATGACAAAGACAGTAGCCAAGGAGCTCGGCTCCCGTGGGATAACCTGCAACGCAGTTGCCCCCGGCTTTATAAAGACCCCCATGACCGACAAGCTCACAGATGAGCAGAAGGCTGCTATGCTTAACCAGATAGCTATGAAGCGCTTTGGTGAGGTAGACGATATAGCAGGTGTTGTTTCCTTCCTTGCATCCAAGGATGCAGCTTATGTGACCGGCCAGGTCATCGAGATATCCGGCGGAATAATGATGTAG
- the fabF gene encoding beta-ketoacyl-ACP synthase II, which produces MSRRVVITGMGTVNPLGKNVEEYWENIKANKLGVSYIDQFDTSDFPVKIVGAVKDFDPSEYIDKKEAKRLDRFTQFATVAAKQALAQAGTDFSDIVPFRAGVIIGVGIGGLNMTEAEVTKFNEKPDKVSVFFIPMMIGNMAAGTVAMQTGFKGDNFCTTTACASATHAIGEAFRKIKDGYLDVALCGGSEACISRFALSGFNNMKALSRAEKLEEASTPFDLNRQGFVLGEGAGVLCLEEYEHAKARGANIIAEIAGYGATGDAYHMTSPSPTGEAAAYAMKCAYEEAGLKPEEVNYINAHGTSTGLNDKYETTAIKLALGEEAARKTVINSTKSMIGHLLGAAGGVEAIVTALSVKEGFIHRTLGYKTPDPECDLDYATDANRHVDIKGALSNSLGFGGHNATICIKKYEG; this is translated from the coding sequence ATGAGCAGAAGAGTAGTTATAACAGGAATGGGCACAGTAAATCCCCTCGGCAAGAACGTTGAGGAATACTGGGAGAATATCAAGGCAAACAAGCTGGGCGTTTCCTACATCGACCAGTTCGATACATCTGATTTCCCCGTAAAGATAGTTGGCGCTGTCAAGGACTTTGACCCGAGCGAATACATCGACAAGAAGGAAGCCAAGAGACTTGACCGCTTTACTCAGTTTGCAACAGTTGCAGCAAAGCAGGCGCTCGCTCAGGCAGGAACTGACTTTTCCGACATAGTTCCTTTCCGTGCAGGCGTTATAATAGGCGTAGGCATCGGCGGCCTTAACATGACAGAGGCCGAGGTGACAAAGTTCAACGAGAAGCCCGATAAGGTATCGGTGTTCTTTATCCCTATGATGATAGGCAATATGGCAGCAGGCACAGTTGCTATGCAGACAGGCTTCAAGGGAGATAATTTCTGCACCACGACTGCCTGTGCATCGGCTACTCACGCAATAGGCGAGGCTTTCCGCAAGATAAAGGACGGCTACCTCGATGTAGCTCTCTGCGGCGGTTCCGAAGCCTGCATTTCACGCTTTGCATTAAGCGGCTTTAACAATATGAAGGCTCTTTCCCGTGCCGAGAAGCTGGAGGAGGCTTCCACTCCGTTTGACCTGAACCGTCAGGGCTTTGTGCTCGGCGAGGGCGCAGGCGTTCTCTGCCTGGAGGAGTACGAGCACGCAAAAGCAAGGGGCGCAAACATCATCGCTGAGATAGCAGGCTACGGCGCAACAGGCGATGCTTACCACATGACAAGCCCCTCACCCACAGGCGAGGCTGCTGCATACGCTATGAAGTGTGCATACGAGGAAGCAGGCCTTAAGCCGGAGGAGGTAAACTACATAAACGCTCACGGCACATCTACAGGCCTTAATGACAAGTACGAGACAACAGCTATCAAGCTCGCTCTCGGTGAGGAGGCTGCAAGAAAGACAGTCATCAACTCCACCAAGAGCATGATAGGCCACCTGCTCGGCGCTGCCGGCGGTGTTGAGGCTATAGTCACAGCTCTTTCGGTAAAGGAAGGCTTTATCCACAGGACTCTCGGCTACAAGACCCCCGACCCCGAGTGTGACCTCGACTATGCAACAGATGCAAACAGACACGTCGATATCAAGGGTGCGCTCTCAAACTCCCTCGGCTTCGGCGGCCACAATGCAACTATCTGCATCAAGAAATACGAGGGCTGA
- a CDS encoding biotin/lipoyl-containing protein: protein MAKFDLDFTFENIEKLADLVNGKELSEIAIEDQNGNKLTIKGKKCPPPPPPMPPMGMPAVQGVMPAPQAAPADVKAAAPTVSGKEAKAPIVGTFYASPSPDSAPFVSVGDKVKKGDVIYIIESMKVMSEITSDFDGVVKEILVSNGDSVEFDQTVMIIG, encoded by the coding sequence ATGGCAAAGTTTGATCTTGATTTTACATTCGAGAATATCGAAAAGCTCGCAGATCTTGTAAACGGCAAGGAGCTTTCGGAAATAGCAATTGAAGACCAGAACGGCAACAAGCTGACTATCAAGGGCAAGAAATGTCCTCCGCCCCCTCCGCCGATGCCGCCTATGGGTATGCCGGCTGTTCAGGGCGTTATGCCCGCACCGCAGGCAGCTCCTGCTGATGTGAAGGCCGCAGCTCCCACAGTATCCGGCAAGGAAGCTAAGGCACCTATCGTCGGCACATTCTATGCCTCTCCCTCGCCTGATTCGGCACCGTTCGTTTCGGTGGGCGACAAGGTTAAGAAGGGTGATGTTATCTACATCATCGAGAGCATGAAGGTAATGAGCGAGATAACCTCCGATTTTGACGGCGTAGTCAAGGAGATACTCGTTTCAAACGGCGACAGCGTTGAGTTTGACCAGACGGTCATGATAATCGGGTAA
- the fabZ gene encoding 3-hydroxyacyl-ACP dehydratase FabZ translates to MAVVLDKEQIKEIIPHRDPFLLIDEVNELEVGKRVKATKYIKAEDFWFKGHFPEYPVTPGVLMVEMCAQAGAVALLAMDENKGKIGFFGGINNCKFRRQVVPGDKLDIEVEIIKVKGPIGVGKAVASVDGQKAVSAEITFAIK, encoded by the coding sequence ATGGCAGTAGTTCTTGACAAGGAGCAGATAAAGGAAATAATCCCGCACAGAGACCCGTTTTTACTGATAGACGAGGTAAACGAGCTCGAAGTCGGCAAAAGGGTAAAGGCAACAAAATACATAAAGGCTGAGGATTTCTGGTTCAAGGGGCATTTCCCTGAGTACCCCGTTACTCCCGGCGTGCTCATGGTAGAGATGTGCGCTCAGGCAGGTGCGGTTGCACTGCTTGCTATGGACGAGAACAAGGGCAAGATAGGCTTTTTCGGCGGCATCAACAACTGCAAGTTCCGCAGGCAGGTAGTGCCGGGTGACAAGCTCGACATCGAGGTCGAGATAATCAAGGTAAAGGGACCTATCGGTGTCGGCAAGGCAGTAGCCTCTGTTGACGGCCAGAAGGCAGTTTCGGCGGAGATAACATTTGCGATAAAGTGA